The following are encoded in a window of Actinomyces oris genomic DNA:
- a CDS encoding class C sortase, whose translation MISRKARTPRTARTPRTRASSLQKHRRPRAWRLSVSALVTSIMAVVGMGLLTYPTAASWVSQYNQSKVTADYSAQVDGARPDAKTQVEQAHAYNDALSAGAVLEANNHVPTGAGSSKDSSLQYANILKANNEGLMARLKIPSISLDLPVYHGTADDTLLKGLGHLEGTSLPVGGEGTRSVITGHRGLAEATMFTNLDKVKTGDSLIVEVFGEVLTYRVTSTKVVEPEETEALRVEEGKDLLTLVTCTPLGINTHRILLTGERIYPTPAKDLAAAGKRPDVPHFPWWAVGLAAGLIVVGLYLWRSGYAAARAKERALARARAAQEEPQPQTWAEQMRIWMDDDAGVEPQRWFTDLPVPPQPSEMENLALLEEIASLSAPSGRWDDQELIDTAEIPVLDATRPSAGTSGRTHRL comes from the coding sequence ATGATCTCTCGCAAAGCACGCACACCCCGCACCGCCCGGACTCCGCGCACCCGCGCCTCGAGCCTCCAGAAGCATCGTCGTCCCCGGGCCTGGCGCCTGTCGGTCTCCGCCCTGGTCACCTCCATCATGGCGGTGGTGGGCATGGGGCTGCTGACCTATCCGACGGCGGCCTCCTGGGTCTCCCAGTACAACCAGTCGAAGGTGACTGCCGACTACTCCGCCCAGGTCGATGGGGCTCGTCCAGATGCCAAGACCCAGGTCGAGCAGGCGCACGCCTACAACGACGCGCTCTCGGCCGGGGCGGTCCTGGAGGCCAACAACCACGTCCCCACCGGTGCCGGCTCCAGCAAGGACAGCTCCTTGCAGTACGCCAACATCCTCAAGGCCAATAACGAGGGCCTCATGGCCCGTCTCAAGATCCCCTCCATCTCCCTGGACCTGCCCGTCTACCACGGCACGGCCGACGACACCCTGCTCAAGGGCCTGGGGCACCTGGAGGGCACCTCGTTGCCGGTCGGGGGAGAGGGGACCCGCTCGGTCATCACCGGGCACCGAGGTCTGGCCGAGGCCACCATGTTCACCAACTTGGACAAGGTCAAGACCGGTGACAGCCTCATCGTCGAGGTCTTCGGAGAGGTCCTCACCTACCGGGTCACCAGTACCAAGGTCGTCGAGCCCGAGGAGACCGAGGCCCTGCGCGTCGAGGAGGGCAAGGACCTGCTCACCCTGGTGACCTGCACGCCCCTGGGCATCAACACCCACCGCATCCTGCTGACCGGTGAGCGCATCTACCCGACCCCGGCCAAGGACCTCGCGGCGGCGGGCAAGCGCCCTGACGTTCCCCACTTCCCCTGGTGGGCCGTGGGCCTGGCGGCGGGACTCATCGTCGTCGGGCTGTACCTGTGGCGCTCGGGCTACGCGGCGGCGAGGGCCAAGGAGCGCGCCCTGGCCAGAGCCCGGGCCGCGCAGGAGGAACCGCAGCCACAGACCTGGGCGGAGCAGATGCGGATCTGGATGGACGACGACGCCGGTGTCGAGCCCCAACGGTGGTTCACCGACCTTCCGGTACCTCCCCAGCCCTCCGAGATGGAGAACCTGGCGCTCCTGGAGGAGATCGCCTCGCTGTCCGCGCCGTCCGGCCGCTGGGATGATCAGGAGCTCATCGACACCGCTGAGATCCCGGTACTGGATGCGACACGCCCGAGCGCGGGGACCAGTGGGCGGACTCACAGGCTCTAG
- a CDS encoding SpaH/EbpB family LPXTG-anchored major pilin, whose product MKHNASTLGRRAAAAAGVLTLAFLGLAPSAVATETPNYGNIKTDATGSLAIHKHLNGGGKDIGNPTGTPQNADSKGTPVQGVVFTAYPITDINLKDPAGWDTISDLSKAGVPDSACTNPAAPTLGAHKFGTPKVSPATNDEGLATITEMPVQAYLVCETTTPGNIVQKAKPFVVTVPHPNTAAGADGQWIYDVHVYPKNEAISVEKSIQEQKLNGYGVGSLIKFPVSSTAPTLDAKSFYKYFQLRDTLDDRLTAVTATEVSLEGTTLDPTDYKVDTKGQTVTVTFTAEGLKKIKAAPGKKVSAVFQGKVTEARNGAITNRAQVISDTVYAEQPPTPEEPPANPENPPTSNEVTSRWGDLLIKKVDNHQQGQDKAGLQGAQFQLYKAKNAYAGTCTKDKEGDPIAINGETTLTTDAQGAINVKGLFISDSIDGANRDNQKDATARCYVLVETKAPAGYVLPAGDGAVTPVKIEVGAVTTDNVTIENTKQSVPGLPLTGANGMLILTASGASLLMIAVGSVLVARYRERKQNANLAL is encoded by the coding sequence ATGAAGCACAACGCCAGCACGCTGGGGCGTCGGGCTGCTGCCGCAGCCGGTGTCCTCACCCTGGCCTTCCTCGGCCTGGCCCCTTCGGCCGTGGCCACGGAAACGCCTAACTACGGCAACATCAAGACGGATGCGACGGGCTCCCTCGCCATCCACAAGCACCTCAACGGTGGTGGCAAGGACATCGGTAACCCCACCGGTACCCCGCAGAACGCGGACAGCAAGGGGACTCCCGTCCAGGGCGTCGTCTTCACCGCCTACCCGATCACCGACATCAACCTGAAGGACCCCGCCGGGTGGGACACGATCAGTGACCTGTCCAAGGCCGGCGTGCCGGACAGCGCCTGCACCAACCCCGCCGCCCCCACGCTGGGAGCGCACAAGTTCGGCACCCCCAAGGTCTCCCCGGCCACCAACGACGAGGGACTCGCCACGATCACGGAGATGCCGGTTCAGGCCTACCTCGTGTGCGAGACCACGACCCCCGGCAACATCGTCCAGAAGGCCAAGCCCTTCGTGGTGACGGTTCCTCACCCGAACACCGCTGCGGGCGCCGACGGCCAGTGGATCTACGATGTCCACGTCTACCCCAAGAACGAGGCCATCAGCGTTGAGAAGAGCATCCAGGAGCAGAAGCTCAACGGCTACGGTGTCGGCTCCCTCATCAAGTTCCCGGTGAGCTCGACGGCGCCGACTCTCGACGCCAAGTCCTTCTACAAGTACTTCCAGCTCAGGGACACCCTGGACGACCGCCTCACGGCGGTGACCGCCACTGAGGTCTCCCTCGAGGGCACGACCCTGGATCCCACCGACTACAAGGTGGACACCAAGGGGCAGACCGTCACCGTCACCTTCACCGCCGAGGGTCTGAAGAAGATCAAGGCCGCCCCCGGCAAGAAGGTGTCCGCCGTCTTCCAGGGCAAGGTGACCGAGGCCCGCAACGGCGCCATCACGAACCGGGCTCAGGTGATCAGCGACACCGTCTACGCCGAACAGCCCCCGACGCCCGAGGAGCCCCCGGCGAACCCTGAGAACCCGCCGACCTCTAACGAGGTGACTTCCCGCTGGGGCGACCTGCTCATCAAGAAGGTGGACAACCACCAGCAGGGCCAGGACAAAGCCGGCCTCCAGGGCGCTCAGTTCCAGCTGTACAAGGCCAAGAACGCCTACGCCGGTACCTGCACCAAGGACAAGGAAGGCGACCCCATCGCCATCAACGGCGAGACCACGCTGACCACGGACGCCCAGGGCGCCATCAACGTCAAGGGACTGTTCATCTCCGACTCCATCGACGGTGCGAACCGTGACAACCAGAAGGATGCCACCGCGCGCTGCTACGTCCTGGTCGAGACCAAGGCTCCGGCCGGCTACGTCCTGCCCGCCGGTGACGGCGCCGTGACCCCCGTCAAGATTGAGGTCGGTGCGGTGACCACGGACAACGTCACCATCGAGAACACCAAGCAGTCGGTTCCGGGCCTGCCCCTGACCGGTGCCAACGGCATGCTCATCCTGACCGCCTCCGGCGCGTCCCTGCTGATGATCGCCGTCGGCTCCGTCCTCGTGGCCCGCTACCGCGAGCGCAAGCAGAACGCGAACCTCGCGCTCTGA
- a CDS encoding CshA/CshB family fibrillar adhesin-related protein, producing MNWSVFPLLSRRAIKPRLRRLVAGAAALACVAAALVGTEQPSAGAAPSGLPADALPAVFAQGGTSWYRDTIQWLQWADYDQNFAGQTKPNVPVLDYGQRRTFTNYRDLGEAGYLVTTCNLSNLKHLGHQKGFPDDLSRGPLVATIPGTWAGDILDNLYNTGGAGGWSDGSSEWHNGLKYPDNYTNHNRMVIGLANGYAYNGDKTWDGRDKNDRRANRTPTGGYSRISFDVSCSAAVQAPDGSSTPVALNGLVFADAEASNPGSTNEPFDGEWIQAEVPSNQRVTWRLLDGGRSSNCTDTRGRTGRPVTTRASFSNGNHTLRLDNTAQECVYQNGGGYSKPNGIGGPAVSMFMEGATSATITMQGSGYSAVALGLVLVTDFGDAPVSYGSASALLQPRWDGGEVTNRNGYDLFGGRLINTTRMQPTGPYLGSGTDAESQQRFSDGADGDDNDGWYGNDEDGVSIPASGIETAPGQQYTTNVRCGGRGAVAGWIDWNHNGVFDATEKSGQTTCDGWGNATLRWTVPEDVVRSIDGEAGSQPHTYLRVRTAEAGVNLKPTGSTMGGEVEDYRIAVRVPTIRLVKNVQAPYTGQVRALGADQWTLKAQQGNGGAASQQVTGNVDTGIKAVRPGQYVLSESSTNPQAPGYEASAWQCAQTPGTRGSWSSSSLTGSNIQVRGTDRLTCWVTNTTKPGALSWTKVDQDGQTPLGGTSWTLTGPGVPAGTVVEDCQAAGCRGGAYRDTNPAPGVFEVSGLAWGSYSVTERTAPSGYQRLDKTLAFNDVSGANLKAGLKDTTGVTRGAVTNQRLTGAVSWKKQDTSGHALGGSEWTLSGPGVPARTTVTDCVIAGGRGRCPGGPYADTDPAAGSFTVTGLPWDTRSYSLVEKRAPAGYRLDTTSRSFAIKPNALQYSFSKAFTNEKAATPRLPLTGGRGAHIFLIAGAVVSALAISTGLLRRRRHCNLD from the coding sequence ATGAATTGGAGTGTGTTCCCTTTGCTGTCTCGTCGTGCCATCAAACCTCGCCTGCGTAGGCTCGTCGCCGGCGCTGCGGCACTCGCCTGCGTCGCTGCGGCGCTCGTGGGCACTGAGCAGCCTTCTGCCGGGGCGGCCCCGAGCGGGCTCCCCGCCGACGCGCTTCCGGCGGTCTTCGCTCAGGGCGGCACCAGCTGGTACCGGGACACCATCCAGTGGCTCCAGTGGGCGGACTACGACCAGAACTTCGCCGGCCAGACCAAGCCGAATGTCCCCGTGCTCGACTACGGGCAGCGCAGGACCTTCACCAACTACCGCGACCTGGGAGAGGCCGGATACCTGGTCACCACCTGCAATCTGTCCAATCTCAAGCACCTTGGTCACCAGAAGGGCTTCCCCGACGATCTTTCCCGCGGCCCGCTGGTCGCCACTATTCCGGGCACCTGGGCCGGTGACATCCTCGACAACCTCTACAACACCGGTGGCGCCGGGGGCTGGAGCGATGGCAGCTCGGAGTGGCACAACGGCCTGAAGTACCCGGACAACTACACCAACCACAACCGGATGGTCATCGGACTGGCCAACGGCTACGCCTACAACGGGGACAAGACCTGGGACGGCAGGGACAAGAACGACCGCCGGGCCAACCGCACGCCCACCGGCGGATACTCACGCATCAGCTTTGACGTCTCCTGCTCGGCAGCTGTCCAGGCCCCCGACGGCAGCTCCACACCGGTGGCCCTCAACGGCCTGGTCTTCGCCGACGCGGAGGCCTCCAACCCCGGCAGCACCAATGAGCCCTTCGACGGCGAGTGGATCCAGGCCGAGGTCCCCAGCAACCAGCGAGTCACCTGGCGCCTCCTGGACGGTGGGCGCTCCAGTAACTGCACGGACACCAGAGGACGTACCGGGCGGCCGGTCACGACCCGCGCGTCCTTCTCCAACGGGAACCACACCCTGAGGCTGGACAATACGGCACAGGAGTGCGTCTACCAGAACGGCGGAGGTTACTCCAAGCCCAACGGCATCGGTGGTCCCGCGGTCTCCATGTTCATGGAAGGGGCCACCAGCGCCACCATCACCATGCAGGGATCGGGCTACTCCGCTGTCGCCCTCGGGCTGGTCCTGGTCACCGACTTCGGTGACGCGCCGGTCTCCTACGGCAGCGCCTCCGCCCTCCTGCAGCCCAGGTGGGACGGTGGTGAGGTCACGAACCGCAACGGCTATGACCTGTTCGGTGGCCGCCTCATCAACACCACCCGCATGCAGCCCACCGGGCCCTACCTGGGCTCGGGTACTGACGCCGAGTCCCAGCAGCGCTTCAGCGACGGGGCCGACGGCGACGACAACGACGGCTGGTACGGCAACGACGAGGACGGTGTCTCCATCCCCGCCTCAGGCATTGAGACCGCCCCGGGACAGCAGTACACCACCAACGTCCGCTGCGGCGGCCGGGGAGCGGTGGCCGGTTGGATCGACTGGAACCACAACGGCGTCTTTGACGCCACCGAGAAGAGCGGTCAGACCACCTGTGACGGCTGGGGCAATGCCACACTGCGTTGGACCGTCCCCGAGGACGTCGTGCGCAGCATCGATGGAGAGGCCGGATCCCAGCCCCACACCTACCTACGGGTGAGGACAGCTGAGGCAGGAGTGAACCTCAAGCCCACCGGCAGCACGATGGGCGGCGAGGTGGAGGACTACCGGATCGCGGTGCGCGTCCCCACGATCCGGCTCGTGAAGAACGTCCAGGCCCCTTACACCGGGCAGGTCAGGGCCCTCGGGGCCGACCAGTGGACCCTCAAGGCCCAGCAGGGCAACGGTGGGGCGGCGTCCCAGCAGGTGACCGGCAACGTTGACACCGGGATCAAGGCGGTGCGTCCAGGACAGTACGTGCTCAGCGAGTCCTCCACGAACCCCCAGGCACCGGGCTACGAGGCGAGCGCATGGCAGTGCGCCCAGACCCCCGGGACGCGCGGCAGCTGGAGCAGCTCGAGCCTGACAGGATCCAACATCCAGGTGCGGGGCACCGATCGCCTCACCTGCTGGGTCACCAACACGACCAAGCCCGGAGCGCTGTCCTGGACCAAGGTCGACCAGGACGGTCAGACACCCCTGGGCGGTACCAGCTGGACCCTGACCGGTCCCGGCGTCCCCGCCGGCACCGTCGTCGAGGACTGCCAGGCGGCGGGCTGCCGCGGCGGCGCCTACCGGGACACCAACCCGGCTCCGGGTGTCTTCGAGGTCAGTGGACTGGCGTGGGGGAGCTACTCCGTCACCGAGAGAACCGCCCCCAGTGGATACCAGCGCCTGGACAAGACCTTGGCCTTCAACGACGTCTCCGGCGCCAACCTCAAGGCTGGGCTCAAGGACACCACCGGTGTCACCAGGGGAGCCGTGACCAACCAGCGTCTGACCGGAGCCGTGTCCTGGAAGAAGCAGGACACGAGCGGACATGCCCTGGGCGGCTCGGAGTGGACGCTCAGCGGCCCCGGAGTCCCGGCCAGGACCACCGTCACCGACTGCGTCATCGCCGGTGGCAGGGGACGGTGCCCGGGCGGCCCCTACGCCGATACGGACCCCGCGGCCGGTTCCTTCACCGTGACCGGCCTGCCCTGGGACACGCGCTCCTACTCCCTGGTGGAGAAGCGGGCTCCCGCGGGATACCGGCTTGACACGACGAGCCGCAGCTTCGCCATCAAGCCCAACGCCCTCCAGTACTCCTTCTCGAAGGCCTTCACCAACGAGAAGGCGGCCACCCCCCGCTTGCCCCTGACAGGCGGGCGCGGTGCGCACATCTTCCTGATCGCAGGAGCGGTCGTCTCCGCTCTGGCGATCTCCACCGGACTCCTCAGGAGGCGCCGTCACTGCAACCTCGACTGA
- the tuf gene encoding elongation factor Tu, translating into MAKAKFERTKPHVNIGTIGHVDHGKTTLTAAISKVLHDEYPELNPFTPFDEIDKAPEERQRGITINIAHVEYETDKRHYAHVDAPGHADYIKNMITGAAQMDGAILVVAATDGPMAQTREHVLLARQVGVPALLVALNKSDMVDDEELLDLVEMEVRELLSSQDYDGDEAPVIRVSALKALEGDAEWAGKIKELMDAVDDFIPTPERDMDKPFLMPIEDVFTITGRGTVVTGRVERGKLPINSEVEILGIREAQKTTVTGIEMFHKQMDEAWAGENCGLLLRGTRREDVERGQVVCKPGSITPHTEFEGHVYILTKDEGGRHNPFYSNYRPQFYFRTTDVTGVITLPEGTEMVMPGDTTEMTVQLIQPIAMEEGLGFAIREGGRTVGSGRVTKVIK; encoded by the coding sequence GTGGCCAAGGCCAAGTTCGAGCGGACCAAGCCGCACGTCAACATCGGAACGATCGGTCACGTCGACCACGGTAAGACGACGCTGACCGCTGCGATCTCCAAGGTTCTGCACGACGAGTACCCCGAGCTGAACCCCTTCACCCCCTTCGACGAGATCGACAAGGCTCCCGAGGAGCGTCAGCGCGGTATCACCATCAACATCGCGCACGTCGAGTACGAGACCGACAAGCGCCACTACGCGCACGTCGACGCCCCCGGGCACGCCGACTACATCAAGAACATGATTACCGGTGCCGCCCAGATGGATGGCGCGATCCTCGTGGTCGCCGCCACCGACGGCCCGATGGCCCAGACCCGTGAGCACGTCCTGCTCGCCCGTCAGGTGGGCGTCCCCGCCCTCCTCGTGGCCCTCAACAAGTCCGACATGGTGGACGACGAGGAGCTCCTCGACCTGGTTGAGATGGAGGTCCGTGAGCTGCTGTCCTCCCAGGACTACGACGGCGACGAGGCTCCCGTCATCCGCGTCTCCGCTCTCAAGGCCCTCGAGGGCGACGCCGAGTGGGCCGGCAAGATCAAGGAGCTCATGGACGCGGTGGATGACTTCATCCCCACCCCCGAGCGTGACATGGACAAGCCCTTCCTCATGCCCATCGAGGACGTCTTCACCATCACCGGTCGCGGCACCGTCGTCACCGGTCGTGTGGAGCGCGGCAAGCTCCCGATCAACTCTGAGGTCGAGATTCTCGGTATCCGCGAGGCCCAGAAGACCACGGTCACCGGTATCGAGATGTTCCACAAGCAGATGGACGAGGCCTGGGCCGGCGAGAACTGCGGTCTGCTCCTGCGCGGCACCCGTCGCGAGGACGTCGAGCGCGGTCAGGTCGTCTGCAAGCCCGGCTCCATCACCCCGCACACCGAGTTCGAGGGCCACGTCTACATCCTCACCAAGGACGAGGGCGGCCGCCACAACCCCTTCTACTCGAACTACCGTCCGCAGTTCTACTTCCGTACCACGGACGTCACCGGTGTCATCACCCTCCCCGAGGGCACCGAGATGGTCATGCCCGGCGACACCACGGAGATGACCGTCCAGCTCATCCAGCCCATCGCCATGGAGGAGGGCCTCGGCTTCGCCATCCGTGAGGGTGGCCGCACCGTCGGCTCCGGCCGCGTCACCAAGGTCATCAAGTGA
- the fusA gene encoding elongation factor G, with protein MALDVLTDLTKVRNIGIMAHIDAGKTTVTERILFYTGINYKIGETHDGASTMDWMEQEQERGITITSAATTCFWKNNQINIIDTPGHVDFTVEVERSLRVLDGAVAVFDGKEGVEPQSETVWRQADKYNVPRICYINKMDKLGADFDFSVQTIRDRLHATPIVLNFPIGAENDFSGLVDVLEMRAIRFPEKDADGKETRGSVVEYEEIPSELVAKAEELRAQLVETVAEADDALMEKYLEGEELSIAELKSGIRKLTVAGEAFPVLAGSAFKNKGIQPVLDAVLDYLPSPLDVPDVEGHAVGNEEEVLTRPADEKAPFSALAFKVATHPFYGKLVYVRVYSGKVSQGEMVLNATKGKKERIGKLFQMHSNKENPVEEAHAGHIYAFIGLKDVTTGDTLCAQGSPIVLESMTFPDPVIHVAIEPKTKGDQEKLGVAIQKLSEEDPTFTVSLDEETGQTVIGGMGELHLDVFVDRMRREFKVEANVGAPQVAYRETIRKKVDKVEYTHKKQTGGSGQFAKVQMSFEPLVADEAAETADGEKAHYEFANAVTGGRVPREYIPSVDAGVQDAMLTGVLAGYPMVDIKATLIDGAYHEVDSSEMAFKIAGSMAFKEGAKKASPVLLEPVMAVEVRTPEEYMGDVIGDLNSRRGMIASMEDAVGVKVIRANVPLSEMFGYVGDLRSKTQGRAVYSMTFDSYAEVPKNVADEIIAKVKGA; from the coding sequence GTGGCACTTGACGTGCTGACAGACCTCACCAAGGTCCGCAACATCGGCATCATGGCCCACATCGATGCCGGTAAGACCACCGTGACAGAGCGCATCCTGTTCTACACGGGCATCAACTACAAGATCGGCGAGACGCACGATGGCGCCTCGACGATGGACTGGATGGAGCAGGAGCAGGAGCGCGGTATCACCATTACCTCCGCGGCCACCACCTGCTTCTGGAAGAACAACCAGATCAACATCATCGACACCCCCGGACACGTGGACTTCACGGTCGAGGTCGAGCGCTCCCTGCGCGTGCTCGACGGCGCTGTGGCGGTCTTCGACGGCAAGGAGGGTGTGGAGCCGCAGTCGGAGACGGTGTGGCGCCAGGCGGACAAGTACAACGTCCCGCGAATCTGCTACATCAACAAGATGGACAAGCTGGGTGCGGACTTCGACTTCTCCGTCCAGACCATCCGGGACCGCCTCCACGCCACCCCGATCGTCCTCAACTTCCCGATCGGCGCCGAGAACGACTTCTCCGGCCTCGTCGACGTCCTGGAGATGCGGGCCATCCGCTTCCCCGAGAAGGACGCCGACGGCAAGGAGACCCGCGGCTCCGTCGTCGAGTACGAGGAGATCCCCTCCGAGCTGGTCGCCAAGGCCGAGGAGCTGCGCGCCCAGCTGGTCGAGACGGTCGCCGAGGCCGACGACGCCCTCATGGAGAAGTACCTCGAGGGCGAGGAGCTCAGCATCGCCGAGCTCAAGTCCGGCATCCGCAAGCTCACCGTGGCCGGTGAGGCCTTCCCGGTCCTGGCCGGGTCCGCCTTCAAGAACAAGGGCATCCAGCCCGTGCTCGACGCCGTCCTGGACTACCTGCCCTCCCCGCTTGACGTCCCCGACGTCGAGGGCCACGCCGTCGGTAACGAGGAGGAGGTGCTCACCCGTCCGGCCGACGAGAAGGCTCCCTTCTCCGCCCTGGCCTTCAAGGTGGCCACCCACCCCTTCTACGGCAAGCTCGTCTACGTGCGCGTCTACTCCGGCAAGGTCTCCCAGGGCGAGATGGTCCTCAACGCCACCAAGGGCAAGAAGGAGCGCATCGGCAAGCTCTTCCAGATGCACTCCAACAAGGAGAACCCGGTGGAGGAGGCCCACGCCGGCCACATCTACGCCTTCATCGGCCTCAAGGACGTCACCACCGGTGACACCCTGTGCGCCCAGGGCTCCCCGATCGTCCTGGAGTCCATGACCTTCCCGGACCCGGTCATCCACGTGGCCATCGAGCCCAAGACCAAGGGCGACCAGGAGAAGCTGGGTGTGGCTATCCAGAAGCTCTCCGAGGAGGACCCCACCTTCACCGTCTCCCTCGACGAGGAGACCGGCCAGACCGTCATCGGCGGTATGGGCGAGCTCCACCTGGACGTGTTCGTGGACCGTATGCGCCGCGAGTTCAAGGTCGAGGCCAACGTGGGTGCTCCGCAGGTCGCCTACCGCGAGACCATCCGCAAGAAGGTGGACAAGGTCGAGTACACCCACAAGAAGCAGACGGGTGGCTCCGGCCAGTTCGCCAAGGTGCAGATGAGCTTCGAGCCCCTCGTGGCCGACGAGGCCGCCGAGACCGCCGACGGCGAGAAGGCGCACTACGAGTTCGCCAACGCCGTCACCGGTGGCCGCGTGCCCCGCGAGTACATCCCCAGCGTGGACGCCGGGGTCCAGGACGCCATGCTCACCGGTGTCCTGGCCGGCTACCCGATGGTGGACATCAAGGCCACCCTCATCGATGGCGCCTACCACGAGGTCGACTCCTCCGAGATGGCCTTCAAGATCGCCGGTTCCATGGCGTTCAAGGAGGGTGCCAAGAAGGCCTCGCCGGTCCTCCTCGAGCCCGTCATGGCCGTCGAGGTCCGTACTCCCGAGGAGTACATGGGCGACGTCATCGGTGACCTCAACTCCCGTCGCGGCATGATCGCCTCGATGGAGGACGCCGTCGGCGTCAAGGTCATCCGCGCCAACGTGCCCCTGTCGGAGATGTTCGGCTACGTCGGTGACCTGCGCTCCAAGACGCAGGGACGTGCCGTGTACTCCATGACCTTCGACTCGTACGCCGAGGTTCCCAAGAACGTCGCCGACGAGATCATCGCCAAGGTCAAGGGCGCCTGA
- the rpsG gene encoding 30S ribosomal protein S7, protein MPRKGPAPKRPLVVDPVYGSPVVTQLVNRVLLDGKKSTAERIVYGALEGVRSKTDQDPVSVLKRALDNIRPALEVRSRRVGGATYQVPVEVRPGRATTLALRWLVDFSRQRRENTMTERLMNEILDASNGLGAAVKRREDMHRMAESNKAFAHYRW, encoded by the coding sequence ATGCCTCGTAAGGGTCCCGCACCCAAGCGTCCGCTCGTCGTCGACCCCGTCTACGGCTCGCCGGTCGTCACCCAGCTCGTCAACCGCGTCCTGCTGGACGGCAAGAAGTCCACCGCCGAGCGGATCGTCTACGGCGCCCTGGAGGGCGTGCGCTCCAAGACGGACCAGGACCCGGTCTCGGTCCTCAAGCGCGCTCTGGACAACATCCGCCCCGCCCTGGAGGTCCGCTCCCGTCGCGTCGGTGGCGCCACCTACCAGGTGCCCGTCGAGGTCCGCCCCGGCCGCGCCACCACCCTGGCGCTGCGCTGGCTCGTGGACTTCTCCCGCCAGCGCCGCGAGAACACCATGACCGAGCGTCTCATGAACGAGATTCTCGACGCCTCCAACGGCCTGGGCGCCGCGGTCAAGCGCCGTGAGGACATGCACCGCATGGCCGAGTCCAACAAGGCCTTCGCCCACTACCGCTGGTAG
- the rpsL gene encoding 30S ribosomal protein S12, giving the protein MPTIQQLVRKGRSTKRSASKTPALKASPQRRGVCTRVYTTTPKKPNSALRKVARVRLSTGIEVTAYIPGEGHNLQEHSIVLVRGGRVKDLPGVRYHIVRGALDTQGVKGRQQARSKYGAKKEKK; this is encoded by the coding sequence GTGCCTACCATTCAGCAGCTGGTCCGCAAGGGCCGCTCGACGAAGCGCTCCGCGTCCAAGACGCCGGCGCTCAAGGCCAGTCCGCAGCGCCGTGGCGTGTGCACCCGCGTGTACACCACGACCCCTAAGAAGCCGAACTCCGCCCTTCGTAAGGTCGCCCGTGTGCGCCTGTCCACCGGTATCGAGGTCACGGCCTACATCCCCGGTGAGGGCCACAACCTCCAGGAGCACTCCATCGTGCTCGTGCGCGGTGGTCGTGTGAAGGACCTTCCCGGTGTCCGCTACCACATCGTGCGCGGCGCCCTCGACACCCAGGGTGTCAAGGGCCGCCAGCAGGCACGTTCCAAGTACGGCGCCAAGAAGGAGAAGAAGTAA
- a CDS encoding DUF192 domain-containing protein: protein MSTTTPTWSTDPVDTLPRLTVDGQDTGLALWTAHTRRERNIGLLGTDSIDGALWITRCNWVHCFRMRHTIDVIYVGRRGRVIAVTTMPPNRMGMPRLFARAVVEMRQGDASRLGIRSGSILAPSPAEPHPRAAPDSAEAQNTMLGSTH, encoded by the coding sequence ATGAGTACGACGACTCCCACCTGGTCCACCGATCCGGTAGACACGCTTCCCCGCCTCACCGTGGACGGGCAGGATACCGGGCTGGCGCTGTGGACCGCACACACCCGGCGCGAGCGCAATATCGGCCTGCTGGGTACCGACTCCATCGACGGGGCTCTGTGGATCACTCGTTGCAACTGGGTGCACTGCTTCCGCATGCGCCACACGATCGACGTCATCTACGTGGGGCGCCGTGGGAGGGTCATCGCGGTGACGACGATGCCGCCGAACCGGATGGGCATGCCGCGACTGTTCGCACGGGCCGTCGTCGAGATGCGACAGGGAGACGCTTCTCGCCTGGGAATCCGTAGCGGGAGCATTCTGGCGCCATCCCCTGCCGAGCCACACCCACGAGCCGCCCCCGATTCAGCGGAAGCCCAGAACACCATGCTCGGCTCGACTCACTGA